Proteins encoded in a region of the Uloborus diversus isolate 005 chromosome 1, Udiv.v.3.1, whole genome shotgun sequence genome:
- the LOC129234149 gene encoding lipoma-preferred partner homolog isoform X1, with product MTSTFRPLTEIPYFLSFVLENDGSLPESKPSELRVAMASNQDMLVRDLGHLQISNYSPQQYSPSSKKVAPVPPPKPKSDMYATVAAKSNGMYHSAMHSSPQPVSIISQSNRGDPIYSNYHPDDDMPPPPPPPPPVASYSPPPTQQYPPPPPDAGPAPGSPGSSTYGTQAGYSSYRPNSSVSSYDTSSIYEPITPRPPSQMSNRSNYSIGSGASSLYSSYYPASSRGKGMPGRPTGKEAEVDRLTDLMVQSMENSSDPEFYGMCYKCGDKVLGEGSGCTAMEHVYHISCFTCHVCHKELRGKPFYAKDAKPYCEDDYLNTLEKCCVCGGRILDRILRATGKPYHPNCFTCVVCGKCLDGIPFTVDATNQIYCIDDFHKKFAPRCCVCKQPIMPEHGKEETVRVVALDRSFHVQCYRCEDCGLRLSSEAEGSCYPLDDHILCRSCNAKRVQALTSCMTTEL from the exons AGAGTAGCCATGGCTTCTAACCAAGATATGCTGGTTCGAGATCTTGGACATTTACAGATCTCCAACTATTCTCCTCAGCAGTATTCACCAAGCAGCAAAAAGGTGGCTCCTGTTCCTCCTCCTAAGCCCAAATCCGACATGTATGCTACTGTTGCTGCCAAATCGAATGGAATGTACCATTCTGCAATGCATTCCTCACCACAGCCAGTATCAATTATTTCACAATCAAATAGAG GTGACCCTATCTACAGCAATTATCATCCGGATGATGACATGCCTCCTCCTCCTCCCCCTCCTCCACCTGTGGCTTCCTACTCTCCACCTCCCACCCAGCAATACCCTCCACCTCCGCCTGATGCTGGTCCTGCTCCAGGATCCCCTGGCAGCTCTACGTATGGAACTCAGGCAGGATATTCCTCATACAGACCAAATTCATCTGTG agCTCTTATGATACAAGTTCAATCTATGAGCCCATCACACCCAGGCCTCCAAGCCAGATGAGTAACAGATCTAACTACAGCATTGGTAGTGGAGCCTCTTCTCTGTATTCCTCTTACTACCCTGCTTCTAGCAGGGGGAAGGGGATGCCTGGACGACCCACTGGCAAAGAGGCAGAGGTGGATAGGTTGACAGATCTCATGGTTCAAAGTATGGAAAACTCAAGTGATCCTGAATTCTATG GTATGTGTTACAAATGTGGCGATAAAGTTCTTGGAGAAGGTAGTGGCTGCACTGCAATGGAACATGTCTATCACATATCATGCTTCACATGCCATGTGTGTC acAAAGAACTTCGCGGAAAGCCATTTTATGCTAAAGACGCAAAACCTTATTGTGAAGATGATTATTTG AATACATTGGAGAAATGTTGTGTATGTGGTGGAAGAATCCTTGATCGT ATTTTAAGAGCAACTGGAAAACCATATCATCCTAATTGCTTTACTTGTGTAGTGTGCGGAAAGTGCTTAGATGGTATTCCATTTACTGTGGATGCAACAAATCAAATTTACTGTATTGATGATTTCCATAA GAAATTTGCACCTCGCTGTTGTGTCTGTAAACAACCTATAATGCCTGAACATGGAAAAGAAGAAACAGTCAGAGTTGTAGCGCTTGATAGAAGTTTCCACGTTCAGTGTTACAGATGTGAg gatTGTGGTCTTAGGTTATCATCCGAAGCAGAAGGTAGCTGTTACCCTCTCGATGATCACATATTGTGTCGTAGTTGTAATGCAAAGCGAGTACAGGCTCTCACATCCTGTATGACTACAGAACTATAG
- the LOC129234149 gene encoding lipoma-preferred partner homolog isoform X2, which produces MASNQDMLVRDLGHLQISNYSPQQYSPSSKKVAPVPPPKPKSDMYATVAAKSNGMYHSAMHSSPQPVSIISQSNRGDPIYSNYHPDDDMPPPPPPPPPVASYSPPPTQQYPPPPPDAGPAPGSPGSSTYGTQAGYSSYRPNSSVSSYDTSSIYEPITPRPPSQMSNRSNYSIGSGASSLYSSYYPASSRGKGMPGRPTGKEAEVDRLTDLMVQSMENSSDPEFYGMCYKCGDKVLGEGSGCTAMEHVYHISCFTCHVCHKELRGKPFYAKDAKPYCEDDYLNTLEKCCVCGGRILDRILRATGKPYHPNCFTCVVCGKCLDGIPFTVDATNQIYCIDDFHKKFAPRCCVCKQPIMPEHGKEETVRVVALDRSFHVQCYRCEDCGLRLSSEAEGSCYPLDDHILCRSCNAKRVQALTSCMTTEL; this is translated from the exons ATGGCTTCTAACCAAGATATGCTGGTTCGAGATCTTGGACATTTACAGATCTCCAACTATTCTCCTCAGCAGTATTCACCAAGCAGCAAAAAGGTGGCTCCTGTTCCTCCTCCTAAGCCCAAATCCGACATGTATGCTACTGTTGCTGCCAAATCGAATGGAATGTACCATTCTGCAATGCATTCCTCACCACAGCCAGTATCAATTATTTCACAATCAAATAGAG GTGACCCTATCTACAGCAATTATCATCCGGATGATGACATGCCTCCTCCTCCTCCCCCTCCTCCACCTGTGGCTTCCTACTCTCCACCTCCCACCCAGCAATACCCTCCACCTCCGCCTGATGCTGGTCCTGCTCCAGGATCCCCTGGCAGCTCTACGTATGGAACTCAGGCAGGATATTCCTCATACAGACCAAATTCATCTGTG agCTCTTATGATACAAGTTCAATCTATGAGCCCATCACACCCAGGCCTCCAAGCCAGATGAGTAACAGATCTAACTACAGCATTGGTAGTGGAGCCTCTTCTCTGTATTCCTCTTACTACCCTGCTTCTAGCAGGGGGAAGGGGATGCCTGGACGACCCACTGGCAAAGAGGCAGAGGTGGATAGGTTGACAGATCTCATGGTTCAAAGTATGGAAAACTCAAGTGATCCTGAATTCTATG GTATGTGTTACAAATGTGGCGATAAAGTTCTTGGAGAAGGTAGTGGCTGCACTGCAATGGAACATGTCTATCACATATCATGCTTCACATGCCATGTGTGTC acAAAGAACTTCGCGGAAAGCCATTTTATGCTAAAGACGCAAAACCTTATTGTGAAGATGATTATTTG AATACATTGGAGAAATGTTGTGTATGTGGTGGAAGAATCCTTGATCGT ATTTTAAGAGCAACTGGAAAACCATATCATCCTAATTGCTTTACTTGTGTAGTGTGCGGAAAGTGCTTAGATGGTATTCCATTTACTGTGGATGCAACAAATCAAATTTACTGTATTGATGATTTCCATAA GAAATTTGCACCTCGCTGTTGTGTCTGTAAACAACCTATAATGCCTGAACATGGAAAAGAAGAAACAGTCAGAGTTGTAGCGCTTGATAGAAGTTTCCACGTTCAGTGTTACAGATGTGAg gatTGTGGTCTTAGGTTATCATCCGAAGCAGAAGGTAGCTGTTACCCTCTCGATGATCACATATTGTGTCGTAGTTGTAATGCAAAGCGAGTACAGGCTCTCACATCCTGTATGACTACAGAACTATAG